In Oxyura jamaicensis isolate SHBP4307 breed ruddy duck chromosome 11 unlocalized genomic scaffold, BPBGC_Ojam_1.0 oxy11_random_OJ106702, whole genome shotgun sequence, a single genomic region encodes these proteins:
- the LOC118157811 gene encoding sal-like protein 1 isoform X2 — MSRRKQAKPQHFQSDPDLALLSQRNGDTEKGQANRTTKNKDAHVCGRCCAEFFELSDLLQHKKNCTKNQLVLIVNENPASPSETFPPSSPSDNPDEQMNDTVNNTDQVDCSDLSEHNKLDKEESMDVEASSINNSSSSSKSVNNSITSSNSSTMGTSAVTTSLPHIGDLTTLGNFSVINSNVIIENLQSTKVAVAQFSQEARCNGASNNKLAVPALMEQLLALQQQQIHQLQLIEQIRHQILLLASQNTDMPTSSSPSQGTLRTSANPLSTLSSHLSQQLAAAAGLAQSLASQSASISGVKQLPPIQLPQSNLGNTIIPSSSGSSPNINILAAAVTTPSSEKVASSIGGSQLSNPPVSASSSPAFAISSLLSPASNPLLPQPTPNNSVFSSPLSNIGTPAEDLNSLTALAQQRKSKPPNVTAFEAKSNSDEAFFKHKCRFCAKVFGSDSALQIHLRSHTGERPFKCNICGNRFSTKGNLKVHFQRHKEKYPHIQMNPYPVPEHLDNIPTSTGIPYGMSIPPEKPVTSWLDSKPVLSTLTTSVGLPLPPTIPSLTPFIKTEEPQPIPISHPSASPPCSVKSDSGTADPTSKISNGLSDEVEAGALPTSNGKTEENPQNASSVTNVSSSVSSPAADSGSSSVATFTNPLMPLMSEQFKAKFPFGGLLDSTPASETSKLQQLVENIDKKATDPNECIICHRVLSCQSALKMHYRTHTGERPFKCKICGRAFTTKGNLKTHYSVHRAMPPLRVQHSCPICQKKFTNAVVLQQHIRMHMGGQIPNTPVTENYPESMESDTGSFDDKNFDDIDNFSDENMEDCPDSSVPDTPKSADASQDSLSSSPLPLEMSSIAALENQMKMINAGLAEQLQASLKSVENGSVEGDVLTNDSSSVGGDMESQSAGSPAVSESTSSMQALSPSNSTNDYHKSPSIEDKPVRALPSEFANGLSPTPANSGALDLTSSNTDKMIKEESLSMLFPFRDRGKFKNTACDICGKTFACQSALDIHYRSHTKERPFICTVCNRGFSTKGNLKQHMLTHQMRDLPSQLFEPSSSIGPNQNSSVMPANSLSSLIKTEVNGFMHGSPQDSKETPSGLAAAGPLSSSATSPVLLPALPRRTPKQHYCNTCGKTFSSSSALQIHERTHTGSHGHSHVEQYSCKTRQTTFCRWPHDISRRQSYKVPRNVSERFGCTVREWRPLQLLEPVRSRALQWLGHEDQRDLRHPEWRHPTATGGPGQRGQLAHQRLDGKPGKAPEFRTQRTSSWSGENGKQ; from the exons ATGTCGCGGAGGAAGCAGGCGAAGCCTCAGCATTTCCAATCCGACCCCGATCTGGCCTTGTTATCCCAGCGAAATG GAGACACAGAAAAGGGTCAAGCAAATCGAACCACTAAGAACAAGGACGCCCACGTCTGTGGCAGGTGCTGTGCTGAGTTCTTTGAATTATCAGATCTCCTGCAACACAAGAAGAACTGTACTAAAAATCAATTAGTTTTAATTGTGAATGAAAATCCAGCTTCTCCTTCTGAAACCTTCCCTCCTAGTTCTCCTTCTGATAATCCTGATGAACAGATGAATGACACAGTTAATAACACAGATCAAGTAGACTGCAGTGACCTTTCAGAGCATAACAAACTTGACAAGGAAGAATCCATGGATGTGGAGGCTTCCAGCATTAACAATAGCAGTAGCAGTTCCAAGAGTGTCAACAATAGTATTACAAGCAGTAACAGCTCCACAATGGGTACCTCAGCTGTAACAACCTCTCTACCTCACATAGGGGATCTGACAACATTAGGCAACTTTTCAGTGATAAATAGTAATGTAATAATTGAAAACCTTCAGAGTACTAAAGTGGCAGTAGCACAGTTCTCACAGGAAGCGAGATGTAACGGTGCGTCGAACAACAAGCTTGCTGTACCTGCCCTGATGGAGCAACTGTTGgctttacagcagcagcagatccaCCAGTTGCAACTGATTGAACAAATTCGTCACCAAATATTATTGTTGGCttcccaaaatacagacatGCCAACATCTTCTAGCCCGTCTCAAGGTACTTTACGAACATCTGCCAACCCCTTGTCCACATTAAGTTCCCATTTatcccagcagctggctgcagcagctggattAGCACAAAGCCTTGCTAGTCAATCTGCCAGCATCAGTGGTGTGAAACAGCTACCCCCTATACAGCTACCTCAGAGCAACCTTGGCAACACTATAATTCCATCCAGTAGTGGCTCTTCTCCAAATATTAACATACTGGCAGCAGCAGTTACAACACCGTCCTCAGAAAAAGTGGCTTCAAGTATTGGTGGCTCACAGCTCAGCAACCCACCAGTATCAGCATCATCTTCACCAGCTTTTGCAATAAGCAGTTTATTAAGTCCTGCATCTAATCCACTTCTACCTCAGCCCACCCCTAATAACTCTGTTTTCTCCAGTCCCTTGTCCAATATTGGAACACCTGCAGAGGATTTAAACTCCTTGACTGCCTTggcacagcaaagaaaaagcaagccaCCAAATGTAACTGCTTTCGAAGCGAAAAGTAATTCAGATGAGGCGTTCTTTAAGCATAAATGCAGGTTCTGTGCTAAAGTGTTTGGGAGTGACAGTGCCTTGCAGATTCATTTGCGTTCTCACACTGGTGAGAGGCCATTTAAATGCAACATATGTGGAAATAGGTTCTCCACAAAGGGAAACTTAAAAGTCCACTTTCAGCgtcataaagaaaaataccctCATATTCAGATGAATCCGTACCCAGTGCCAGAGCATTTGGACAATATTCCTACAAGCACGGGTATTCCTTACGGGATGTCTATACCACCAGAGAAACCTGTCACGAGCTGGCTGGACAGCAAGCCAGTCCTCTCCACCTTGACGACTTCTGTGGGGCTGCCACTCCCACCAACAATACCAAGCTTGACCCCGTTCATCAAAACTGAGGAACCTCAGCCGATTCCCATTAGCCATCCTTCTGCTAGCCCTCCCTGCTCTGTCAAGAGTGACTCGGGAACAGCTGACCCCACATCAAAAATCTCCAATGGACTTTCTGATGAGGTAGAGGCTGGTGCTTTGCCTACCTCAAatggcaaaacagaagaaaaccctCAAAACGCAAGCTCCGTCACTAACGTGAGCAGCTCTGTGAGCTCACCGGCAGCAGACTCGGGCTCCAGCAGCGTTGCCACTTTTACAAATCCACTGATGCCTCTAATGTCAGAGCAGTTTAAGGCAAAATTTCCATTTGGAGGACTATTGGATTCAACGCCAGCATCCGAAACATCGAAATTACAGCAACTGGTAGAAAACATAGATAAAAAGGCAACTGATCCTAATGAGTGTATCATTTGCCATCGAGTTCTCAGTTGCCAGAGCGCACTGAAAATGCATTATCGCACGCATACTGGTGAGAGGCCGtttaaatgtaaaatctgtGGTCGCGCTTTCACTACTAAAGGCAACTTAAAGACTCATTACAGTGTCCACCGTGCCATGCCCCCACTGAGAGTACAACATTCATGCCCAATCTGCCAGAAAAAATTCACCAATGCCgtagtgctgcagcagcataTCCGAATGCACATGGGAGGGCAGATCCCTAACACCCCGGTCACAGAAAACTATCCTGAGTCAATGGAATCCGATACGGGATCTTTTGATGATAAGAATTTTGATGATATAGACAACTTCTCAGATGAGAACATGGAAGACTGTCCTGACAGCAGTGTGCCAGATACACCTAAATCTGCAGACGCATCGCAAGACAGCTtgtcttcttcccctctgcccctGGAAATGTCAAGTATTGCTGCTTTAGAAAACCAGATGAAGATGATCAATGCAGGACTTGCTGAACAACTTCAGGCAAGCTTAAAGTCAGTTGAAAATGGGTCAGTGGAAGGGGATGTTTTGACTAACGATTCGTCATCGGTCGGCGGTGATATGGAAAGCCAAAGTGCTGGAAGCCCTGCTGTCTCAGAGTCTACCTCTTCCATGCAGGCCTTGTCCCCATCCAACAGCACTAATGATTACCACAAGTCACCAAGTATTGAAGATAAACCAGTAAGAGCTTTACCCAGCGAGTTTGCCAATGGTTTGTCTCCAACCCCTGCAAACAGTGGTGCTTTGGACTTGACATCTAGTAACACTGATAAAATGATTAAAGAAGAGTCTCTGAGTATGCTCTTTCCTTTCAGAGATAGAGGTAAATTTAAAAACACCGCATGTGACATTTGTGGCAAAACATTTGCTTGTCAGAGTGCCTTGGACATTCATTACAGAAGTCATACCAAAGAGAGACCATTTATTTGCACAGTTTGCAATCGTGGCTTTTCCACAAAGGGTAATTTGAAGCAACACATGTTGACACATCAAATGCGAGATCTACCATCACAACTTTTTGAGCCCAGCTCCAGTATCGGCCCTAATCAGAACTCTTCGGTTATGCCTGCTAATTCGCTGTCATCGCTCATAAAGACCGAGGTTAACGGCTTCATGCACGGCTCTCCTCAGGATAGCAAGGAGACACCCTCTGGTCTAGCTGCTGCAGGGCCgctctcctcctctgccacGTCCCCTGtcttgctgcctgctctccccagaAGAACCCCTAAACAGCACTACTGCAACACGTGTGggaaaactttttcttcctccagcgCTCTGCAGATCCACGAAAGGACGCACACTG gtTCACATGGGCACTCACATGTGGAACAGTACTCCTGCAAGACGAGGCAGACGACTTTCTGTAGATGGCCCCATGACATTTCTAGGAGGCAATCCTATAAAGTTCccagaaatgtttcagaaagatTTGGCTGCACGGTCAGGGAATGGAGACCCCTCCAGCTTCTGGAACCAGTACGCAGCCGCGCTCTCCAATGGCTTGGCCATGAAGACCAACGAGATCTCCGTCATCCAGAATGGCGGCATCCCACCGCCACCGGGGGGCCTGGGCAACGGGGGCAGCTCGCCCATCAGCGGCTTGACGGGAAGCCTGGAAAAGCTCCCGAATTCAGAACCCAACGCACCTCTAGCTGGTCTGGAGAAAATGGCAAGCAATGA
- the LOC118157811 gene encoding sal-like protein 1 isoform X1, with translation MSRRKQAKPQHFQSDPDLALLSQRNGDTEKGQANRTTKNKDAHVCGRCCAEFFELSDLLQHKKNCTKNQLVLIVNENPASPSETFPPSSPSDNPDEQMNDTVNNTDQVDCSDLSEHNKLDKEESMDVEASSINNSSSSSKSVNNSITSSNSSTMGTSAVTTSLPHIGDLTTLGNFSVINSNVIIENLQSTKVAVAQFSQEARCNGASNNKLAVPALMEQLLALQQQQIHQLQLIEQIRHQILLLASQNTDMPTSSSPSQGTLRTSANPLSTLSSHLSQQLAAAAGLAQSLASQSASISGVKQLPPIQLPQSNLGNTIIPSSSGSSPNINILAAAVTTPSSEKVASSIGGSQLSNPPVSASSSPAFAISSLLSPASNPLLPQPTPNNSVFSSPLSNIGTPAEDLNSLTALAQQRKSKPPNVTAFEAKSNSDEAFFKHKCRFCAKVFGSDSALQIHLRSHTGERPFKCNICGNRFSTKGNLKVHFQRHKEKYPHIQMNPYPVPEHLDNIPTSTGIPYGMSIPPEKPVTSWLDSKPVLSTLTTSVGLPLPPTIPSLTPFIKTEEPQPIPISHPSASPPCSVKSDSGTADPTSKISNGLSDEVEAGALPTSNGKTEENPQNASSVTNVSSSVSSPAADSGSSSVATFTNPLMPLMSEQFKAKFPFGGLLDSTPASETSKLQQLVENIDKKATDPNECIICHRVLSCQSALKMHYRTHTGERPFKCKICGRAFTTKGNLKTHYSVHRAMPPLRVQHSCPICQKKFTNAVVLQQHIRMHMGGQIPNTPVTENYPESMESDTGSFDDKNFDDIDNFSDENMEDCPDSSVPDTPKSADASQDSLSSSPLPLEMSSIAALENQMKMINAGLAEQLQASLKSVENGSVEGDVLTNDSSSVGGDMESQSAGSPAVSESTSSMQALSPSNSTNDYHKSPSIEDKPVRALPSEFANGLSPTPANSGALDLTSSNTDKMIKEESLSMLFPFRDRGKFKNTACDICGKTFACQSALDIHYRSHTKERPFICTVCNRGFSTKGNLKQHMLTHQMRDLPSQLFEPSSSIGPNQNSSVMPANSLSSLIKTEVNGFMHGSPQDSKETPSGLAAAGPLSSSATSPVLLPALPRRTPKQHYCNTCGKTFSSSSALQIHERTHTGEKPFACTICGRAFTTKGNLKVHMGTHMWNSTPARRGRRLSVDGPMTFLGGNPIKFPEMFQKDLAARSGNGDPSSFWNQYAAALSNGLAMKTNEISVIQNGGIPPPPGGLGNGGSSPISGLTGSLEKLPNSEPNAPLAGLEKMASNENGTNFRFTRFVEDNKEIVTN, from the exons ATGTCGCGGAGGAAGCAGGCGAAGCCTCAGCATTTCCAATCCGACCCCGATCTGGCCTTGTTATCCCAGCGAAATG GAGACACAGAAAAGGGTCAAGCAAATCGAACCACTAAGAACAAGGACGCCCACGTCTGTGGCAGGTGCTGTGCTGAGTTCTTTGAATTATCAGATCTCCTGCAACACAAGAAGAACTGTACTAAAAATCAATTAGTTTTAATTGTGAATGAAAATCCAGCTTCTCCTTCTGAAACCTTCCCTCCTAGTTCTCCTTCTGATAATCCTGATGAACAGATGAATGACACAGTTAATAACACAGATCAAGTAGACTGCAGTGACCTTTCAGAGCATAACAAACTTGACAAGGAAGAATCCATGGATGTGGAGGCTTCCAGCATTAACAATAGCAGTAGCAGTTCCAAGAGTGTCAACAATAGTATTACAAGCAGTAACAGCTCCACAATGGGTACCTCAGCTGTAACAACCTCTCTACCTCACATAGGGGATCTGACAACATTAGGCAACTTTTCAGTGATAAATAGTAATGTAATAATTGAAAACCTTCAGAGTACTAAAGTGGCAGTAGCACAGTTCTCACAGGAAGCGAGATGTAACGGTGCGTCGAACAACAAGCTTGCTGTACCTGCCCTGATGGAGCAACTGTTGgctttacagcagcagcagatccaCCAGTTGCAACTGATTGAACAAATTCGTCACCAAATATTATTGTTGGCttcccaaaatacagacatGCCAACATCTTCTAGCCCGTCTCAAGGTACTTTACGAACATCTGCCAACCCCTTGTCCACATTAAGTTCCCATTTatcccagcagctggctgcagcagctggattAGCACAAAGCCTTGCTAGTCAATCTGCCAGCATCAGTGGTGTGAAACAGCTACCCCCTATACAGCTACCTCAGAGCAACCTTGGCAACACTATAATTCCATCCAGTAGTGGCTCTTCTCCAAATATTAACATACTGGCAGCAGCAGTTACAACACCGTCCTCAGAAAAAGTGGCTTCAAGTATTGGTGGCTCACAGCTCAGCAACCCACCAGTATCAGCATCATCTTCACCAGCTTTTGCAATAAGCAGTTTATTAAGTCCTGCATCTAATCCACTTCTACCTCAGCCCACCCCTAATAACTCTGTTTTCTCCAGTCCCTTGTCCAATATTGGAACACCTGCAGAGGATTTAAACTCCTTGACTGCCTTggcacagcaaagaaaaagcaagccaCCAAATGTAACTGCTTTCGAAGCGAAAAGTAATTCAGATGAGGCGTTCTTTAAGCATAAATGCAGGTTCTGTGCTAAAGTGTTTGGGAGTGACAGTGCCTTGCAGATTCATTTGCGTTCTCACACTGGTGAGAGGCCATTTAAATGCAACATATGTGGAAATAGGTTCTCCACAAAGGGAAACTTAAAAGTCCACTTTCAGCgtcataaagaaaaataccctCATATTCAGATGAATCCGTACCCAGTGCCAGAGCATTTGGACAATATTCCTACAAGCACGGGTATTCCTTACGGGATGTCTATACCACCAGAGAAACCTGTCACGAGCTGGCTGGACAGCAAGCCAGTCCTCTCCACCTTGACGACTTCTGTGGGGCTGCCACTCCCACCAACAATACCAAGCTTGACCCCGTTCATCAAAACTGAGGAACCTCAGCCGATTCCCATTAGCCATCCTTCTGCTAGCCCTCCCTGCTCTGTCAAGAGTGACTCGGGAACAGCTGACCCCACATCAAAAATCTCCAATGGACTTTCTGATGAGGTAGAGGCTGGTGCTTTGCCTACCTCAAatggcaaaacagaagaaaaccctCAAAACGCAAGCTCCGTCACTAACGTGAGCAGCTCTGTGAGCTCACCGGCAGCAGACTCGGGCTCCAGCAGCGTTGCCACTTTTACAAATCCACTGATGCCTCTAATGTCAGAGCAGTTTAAGGCAAAATTTCCATTTGGAGGACTATTGGATTCAACGCCAGCATCCGAAACATCGAAATTACAGCAACTGGTAGAAAACATAGATAAAAAGGCAACTGATCCTAATGAGTGTATCATTTGCCATCGAGTTCTCAGTTGCCAGAGCGCACTGAAAATGCATTATCGCACGCATACTGGTGAGAGGCCGtttaaatgtaaaatctgtGGTCGCGCTTTCACTACTAAAGGCAACTTAAAGACTCATTACAGTGTCCACCGTGCCATGCCCCCACTGAGAGTACAACATTCATGCCCAATCTGCCAGAAAAAATTCACCAATGCCgtagtgctgcagcagcataTCCGAATGCACATGGGAGGGCAGATCCCTAACACCCCGGTCACAGAAAACTATCCTGAGTCAATGGAATCCGATACGGGATCTTTTGATGATAAGAATTTTGATGATATAGACAACTTCTCAGATGAGAACATGGAAGACTGTCCTGACAGCAGTGTGCCAGATACACCTAAATCTGCAGACGCATCGCAAGACAGCTtgtcttcttcccctctgcccctGGAAATGTCAAGTATTGCTGCTTTAGAAAACCAGATGAAGATGATCAATGCAGGACTTGCTGAACAACTTCAGGCAAGCTTAAAGTCAGTTGAAAATGGGTCAGTGGAAGGGGATGTTTTGACTAACGATTCGTCATCGGTCGGCGGTGATATGGAAAGCCAAAGTGCTGGAAGCCCTGCTGTCTCAGAGTCTACCTCTTCCATGCAGGCCTTGTCCCCATCCAACAGCACTAATGATTACCACAAGTCACCAAGTATTGAAGATAAACCAGTAAGAGCTTTACCCAGCGAGTTTGCCAATGGTTTGTCTCCAACCCCTGCAAACAGTGGTGCTTTGGACTTGACATCTAGTAACACTGATAAAATGATTAAAGAAGAGTCTCTGAGTATGCTCTTTCCTTTCAGAGATAGAGGTAAATTTAAAAACACCGCATGTGACATTTGTGGCAAAACATTTGCTTGTCAGAGTGCCTTGGACATTCATTACAGAAGTCATACCAAAGAGAGACCATTTATTTGCACAGTTTGCAATCGTGGCTTTTCCACAAAGGGTAATTTGAAGCAACACATGTTGACACATCAAATGCGAGATCTACCATCACAACTTTTTGAGCCCAGCTCCAGTATCGGCCCTAATCAGAACTCTTCGGTTATGCCTGCTAATTCGCTGTCATCGCTCATAAAGACCGAGGTTAACGGCTTCATGCACGGCTCTCCTCAGGATAGCAAGGAGACACCCTCTGGTCTAGCTGCTGCAGGGCCgctctcctcctctgccacGTCCCCTGtcttgctgcctgctctccccagaAGAACCCCTAAACAGCACTACTGCAACACGTGTGggaaaactttttcttcctccagcgCTCTGCAGATCCACGAAAGGACGCACACTGGTGAGAAACCTTTTGCCTGCACTATATGTGGAAGAGCATTCACAACAAAAGGCAATCTGAAG gtTCACATGGGCACTCACATGTGGAACAGTACTCCTGCAAGACGAGGCAGACGACTTTCTGTAGATGGCCCCATGACATTTCTAGGAGGCAATCCTATAAAGTTCccagaaatgtttcagaaagatTTGGCTGCACGGTCAGGGAATGGAGACCCCTCCAGCTTCTGGAACCAGTACGCAGCCGCGCTCTCCAATGGCTTGGCCATGAAGACCAACGAGATCTCCGTCATCCAGAATGGCGGCATCCCACCGCCACCGGGGGGCCTGGGCAACGGGGGCAGCTCGCCCATCAGCGGCTTGACGGGAAGCCTGGAAAAGCTCCCGAATTCAGAACCCAACGCACCTCTAGCTGGTCTGGAGAAAATGGCAAGCAATGAAAATGGGACAAACTTCCGTTTTACACGTTTCGTGGAAGACAACAAAGAAATTGTAACAAATTAG